The Acidobacteriota bacterium sequence GACAAGATTTATTCGATTCTGGATTACTCGTACCGTTCAAAACAGAATTCCGGCAACGGCTTCATATTGATTGGCGATGCGTACGGCTTCCTTGATCCGATTTATTCATCGGGCGTTTTGCTGGCGCTGAAAATGGCTGAACTGGCCGCCGACGCGATTCACGATGCGTTCAAGCACGACGATTTTTCCGCCGCACGATTGGGGCAGTTTCAGCCCAAGCTGGATCAAGGCATCGAATCCATGCGCAAGCTGGTCTATGCGTTTTACAACGAAGGCTTCAGCTTTTCGCAGTTTCTGCGGAAATATCCTGAACAGCGCGTCAATGTGATCAGCCTGTTGATCGGCGATGTGTTCCGCGAAGGCGTGGATGATGTGTACGGCCCGATGTCGGATTTTGCCGCGATCCCGCCGCCATTATGGGAACAGATTGCCCGCACCGACCTCAATGGCGAATCGCTGTTGATGACAGAACAAACCATGTCTGCCCAGTACAAGTATTACGACGATCTGGCCAAGGCGTAAACGAAAACAGAACAAGCTGACACAGTCCATAAATCACCCATGCCCAGTTTCAAGCTGCTGATTGCCCAAATCGCCGTGATATTGGTTGTTGCGCGGCTGACGGGGTGGTTGTTTGGCAAGCTTCATCAACCCCGCGTGATTGGCGAAATGGTCGCGGGGATTTTGCTTGGCCCTTCGTTGCTCGGCTGGACGGCTCCGTCCGTATTCAATGCTTTGTTTCCACCCGACAAGCTGGGAGCGTTGAATTTGCTGAGCCAGATTGGATTGTTGTTGTTTATGTTTCTGGTTGGGTTGGAACTGGACTGGAAACAGTTGCGGGAATTGGGGCGCGCCGCAATCATCACCAGCCAGGTCAGCATCCTCGCGCCGTTTCTGCTTGGGTTTTTGCTTGCCGCATACTTGTACCCAAAAGTTTCCGATCCAAGGGTCAGCTTTACGGGCTTTGCGCTGTTTATGAGCATTGCCATGAGCATCACGGCCTTTCCGGTGTTGGCGCGAATTTTAACGGAGCGGAATCTGCTGCGCAGCAAAGTCGGAGTCCTGGCTGTCACCTGCGCCGCCGTGAATGACGTCACGGCCTGGTGCGCTCTGGCATGTCTTGTGTTGATCGTTCGCGCTACCGCTTCGCCTGTGTCTCTCTGGGTGACTCTGGTCGGGTTGGGAGCGTTGCTGCTGGCGATGCTCTTTGTTGTCAAACCGGCTCTGCAACGATTGGTGGCGCAGCATGAAAAACGCGGCTATCTGACGCATGACCATCTGGCGCTGATTCTGTTGCTGACACTGGCCAGCGGTTGGGTGACGGAATCTCTGGGATTGCACGCTCTGTTCGGAGGGTTTCTGACGGGCGTTGTCATGCCCATGAATCATAGTTTTGTGCAGGAAATCTGGCAGCGGCTGGAATCGCTGACGATGGTTATGTTGCTGCCGCTGTATTTCGCCTTCACCGGCTTGCGCTCCAGCTTTCTGCTGATTTCCGGCGCAGGAATGTGGGTTTATTGTGCGCTGATTATCGCTGTGGCAGTGATTGGGAAGTTTGGCGGTTCACTATTGGCGGCGAAATTCGGCGGGTTGCCGTGGCGCGAAGCCGCCGCGGTCGGCGTATTGATGAACACGCGCGGACTGGTCGAACTTATCATTCTAAACGTCGGCCTTGATCTGGGCGTTCTTTCTCCCGCGTTGTTTTCGGCGATGGTGTTGATGGCTTTGGTAACCACGTTTATGACTTCGCCCTTGTTGCGTTGGATTTACCCTGATTGGCTGGCGAAGCCCGAAACAATCGGCCCGCGCTGATCGGGCAATTGTCTGAACTTTTCGCTTTTCGTCGTCGTTGGCATAGACTTCCCGCACCGGGAAGCTTTTATTACATCAAACAGTTTGCAACCTCATTGTTATCGTCCGCGCTGGTGCGTTTTTCAGATTCTTGAAGCCGCACTTTGGCGAATCGAAATTATGTTGAAATCATTTTGGATTCTTGGATTTCTGCTGCTTTTTTCTGCAACCGCTGCCGCGCAAACGACCAGCGCGATTACGGGCACGGTCAAAGATCAGGCTGGCGCCGTCATTGCCGGCGCAAAGGTCACCGCGCGTAGTTTGGAAACCAACTTAACGCGCTCAACCGTTACAGATCACGAAGGTCGTTACACTTTTGCCGAATTGCGCGTTGGTCAATACGAAATTCGCGCCGAACAAAACCAGTTCCGGCCAAACGCCAAACAGCTCAACCTGACTATTGGCGAAACCGTGGTGGTGGAGTTGGCATTGGAAGTTGCCGTCAACGAAACGGTGAACGTGGTGGATTCCGCGCCGCTGGTGAACACGCAAACATCGGAGCTGAGTTATCTGGTCGGTGAAAAATCCATACGGGAATTGCCGCTCAATGGACGCAACTACACCGATCTGGCGCTGCTGCAACCGGGAGTGGCGGCGTTTCCGTTGCGGGATGGCGGGTCTGTGGTTGCGCACGGCCTGGCGATGACCATCAATGGACAGGATTTGCGCGCGAACGTGTTTTTGCTCGACGGTACGCTGCTCAATGATTTCACCAATGGCCCGGCGGGCAGCGCGGCTTCGACGGCGCTGGGCGCTGAAACCATTCGCGAATTTCGCGTCGAATCCAACGCCTATTCCGCCGAATTCGGGCGCAACTTCGGCGGGCAAATCAACGCCATCAGCAAATCGGGCACGAACGCCTTTCGCGGTTCCCTGTATTACCTGCACCGCAACGACAATCTGGATGCGCGAAACTTTTTCGACCGCGAACCGATTGGCAAACCCGAATTCAAACGGAACCAATTTGGCGCAACCATCGGCGGCCCGATTCACGAAGACAAAACCTTTTTCTTTATCGGTTATGAAGGATTGATTCAGCGGTTGGGGCGCACGATCAACACCGTCGTGCCCGACGCCAACGCCCGCAACGGCGTTTTGCCCAGTGGAACCATTACGGTGAATCCGGCGGTCAAACCCTATCTGGATTTGTATCCGCTGCCGAACGGCCCCGCCATAGGCGACGGACTGGCGAATTACTTTTTCGGCTTTAAGGAAACGCTTGACCAAAGCTACGTGCAAGGCCGCCTGGATCACAGCTTCAACGGCCGTCATCAGCTTTTCGCTCGCTATTCGTTTGACGACGCGGATCAAAATCTGGCGACGGACTTTCCGCAATTTCCGCGCGAACCGCTTTCCCGCAACCAGTTTGCGACGCTGGAACATACCTGGCTGATTTCACCTTCGACGGTCAACACGTTCCGGTTTGGGTACAGCCGTACGCGCGTCGGCCAGAATGTCCAAGCGAATCTGGCGGCGCCATTGCCACCGTTTGTACCCGGGCGCGCGCTGGTTGGAGATATTGACGTCGGCGGCATTCCCCGTCTGGGGCCGCAAAGCTCCGCCAATTTACGGCTGGCGCAGGACGTGTATAGCTTCGCGCAAAATATCGTTCATACGCGAGGCAGCCATCTGATCAAAGGTGGCATGATCGTCGAACGCTTCAACGACAACATGGTCAATCCGACGTTTTCGCTGGGGATTTATACGTTTGCGGATTTGCGCAACTTCCTGCTCGGCACACCGCGTCAGTTCGTTGGCTTAACGCCCGAAGCGCAGTTTGATCGCCAATGGAACTTCACCTACGCGGGGTTTTACGCGCAGGATACGTTCAACGCGAAGCCGAAACTGACGCTGAATTATGGCTTGCGGTATGAATTTACGACCTTGCCGGTGGATAACCGCGACATTTCCCTGCAAAGTTTGAGTGATGCGCGAGTGACGCCTGGGCCGCTGTTCCGCAACCCGACGCGCGGAAACGTTTCGCCCCGCGCAGGATTTGCCTGGGATGCATTTGGCGACGGGAAAACTTCGATTCGCGGTGGAGCAGGCATCTATTTCAACACGCTGAACCAGCAACATTTGATCGTGACGGTGACGAATTTGCCCGCTACACCGCGCGCGGTGATTGCCAACCCGACATTTCCCAATCCACCGTTTGCGCGAGGCGTGGCAAACGCCATTCGGCCAATCGAATACAACCTCAAAAATCCGTACTCGGTTGTGTACAACCTGAACATTCAACGGCTGCTGCCGCTCGACACGGTGGTGACGATTGGATATGCAGGCGCGCGGGGCGTGCATTTGCTGCGCAACACGGACGCCAACACGTCCGTGCCGACGCGGTTGGCGGACGGAACATATTTTTTCCCGAACAACGCGCCTCGCTTCAATCCGAATTTCGGCGTCATTGAGTTGAAAAAGAGCGACGGCGATTCGTCATACAACGCATTAGTGTTTGAAGTGCGCAAACGATTTTCGCGCAGCTTCGATTTTCAATCCTCCTACACTTTTGCGCGGACGATTGATAACACGCAAGCGTCGGTATTCTTTTCCGATGCAACCAACGCCACGGTTTCCGCGCTGCCCGAACCGCCGGGTTTGGATTACAACCGAGGCCTGGCGGATTTTCACATCAAACACAATTGGGTGTTCAACTTCACTTGGGAACTGCCTTTTGCCAAAGGGTTGAAAGAAGTTGCAGGCAAAGTACTGGACGGATGGAATCTGATCGGCATCGGCCAGGTGCGCAGCGGATTGCCGCTGACGGTGTTTGTCGCGGG is a genomic window containing:
- a CDS encoding cation:proton antiporter, which produces MPSFKLLIAQIAVILVVARLTGWLFGKLHQPRVIGEMVAGILLGPSLLGWTAPSVFNALFPPDKLGALNLLSQIGLLLFMFLVGLELDWKQLRELGRAAIITSQVSILAPFLLGFLLAAYLYPKVSDPRVSFTGFALFMSIAMSITAFPVLARILTERNLLRSKVGVLAVTCAAVNDVTAWCALACLVLIVRATASPVSLWVTLVGLGALLLAMLFVVKPALQRLVAQHEKRGYLTHDHLALILLLTLASGWVTESLGLHALFGGFLTGVVMPMNHSFVQEIWQRLESLTMVMLLPLYFAFTGLRSSFLLISGAGMWVYCALIIAVAVIGKFGGSLLAAKFGGLPWREAAAVGVLMNTRGLVELIILNVGLDLGVLSPALFSAMVLMALVTTFMTSPLLRWIYPDWLAKPETIGPR
- a CDS encoding TonB-dependent receptor; amino-acid sequence: MLKSFWILGFLLLFSATAAAQTTSAITGTVKDQAGAVIAGAKVTARSLETNLTRSTVTDHEGRYTFAELRVGQYEIRAEQNQFRPNAKQLNLTIGETVVVELALEVAVNETVNVVDSAPLVNTQTSELSYLVGEKSIRELPLNGRNYTDLALLQPGVAAFPLRDGGSVVAHGLAMTINGQDLRANVFLLDGTLLNDFTNGPAGSAASTALGAETIREFRVESNAYSAEFGRNFGGQINAISKSGTNAFRGSLYYLHRNDNLDARNFFDREPIGKPEFKRNQFGATIGGPIHEDKTFFFIGYEGLIQRLGRTINTVVPDANARNGVLPSGTITVNPAVKPYLDLYPLPNGPAIGDGLANYFFGFKETLDQSYVQGRLDHSFNGRHQLFARYSFDDADQNLATDFPQFPREPLSRNQFATLEHTWLISPSTVNTFRFGYSRTRVGQNVQANLAAPLPPFVPGRALVGDIDVGGIPRLGPQSSANLRLAQDVYSFAQNIVHTRGSHLIKGGMIVERFNDNMVNPTFSLGIYTFADLRNFLLGTPRQFVGLTPEAQFDRQWNFTYAGFYAQDTFNAKPKLTLNYGLRYEFTTLPVDNRDISLQSLSDARVTPGPLFRNPTRGNVSPRAGFAWDAFGDGKTSIRGGAGIYFNTLNQQHLIVTVTNLPATPRAVIANPTFPNPPFARGVANAIRPIEYNLKNPYSVVYNLNIQRLLPLDTVVTIGYAGARGVHLLRNTDANTSVPTRLADGTYFFPNNAPRFNPNFGVIELKKSDGDSSYNALVFEVRKRFSRSFDFQSSYTFARTIDNTQASVFFSDATNATVSALPEPPGLDYNRGLADFHIKHNWVFNFTWELPFAKGLKEVAGKVLDGWNLIGIGQVRSGLPLTVFVAGNRSQSKWAPSAGPGLGPDRPSFASGYTFQSAVTGNPDAYFDPKAFLLQPSGTLGTLGRNTFEGPNLRTFDLALTKNTSWAKLGERTRIQFRVESFNLFNRANFGTPNLQVYAGTPEALNTPPASLTPTQPASIASFGKIRSTVTSARQIQLGMRVTF